The genomic region TGGCCTTCGCCCTGGCCAAGGGCTTCGGGGTGGAGCGCCAGATCCGCCCCCTGGTGGACACGTGGCTTGCCGCGAACCAGGAGGAGGTCGGCGAGAAGCTCACCGGCTTCATCGAGCAGACGATCCAGTACGTCCAACACACGAAAGTGGGGGTGATGGGGGGGATCGGCCTCCTGCTGCTCGTGTGGGCCACCATCCGGGTCATGGGCACCATCGAGAAGAGCTTCAATGAGATCTGGCGCGTGAGCCGCAGCCGCACGCTGGCCAGGAAGTTCACCGACTACATCAGCGTGCTGGTGGTGAGCCCCGTGTTGCTGGTCGCTGCGACGAGTGCGGGCGCGGCCATTCGCAGCACGGCGGTGGTTCGGTCGGCCCTCTCGTGGTGGCTCGTCGCCCGCCTCGTCGAATGGTCGCTTGTGCTCATCCCCACCTGGGTGGCGTTCGCCGCCGCCTACGTGTTCCTGCCGAACACTCGGGTGAGGTTCCGGTGCGCCTTGGCGGGCGGCATCGTGGCGGGCACGGCATGGCAGGTGGCCTTCTGGGCCTACACCACCTTCCAGGTGGGCATGGCGAAGTACAACGCCATCTACGGCACCTTCGCGGCGCTGCCCGTGCTCATGGTGTGGCTCTACCTGAGTTGGGCCGTCATCCTGTTCGGCGCCCAGGTGTCGTGGGCTGCCCAGAACGCAGGGCGCCACTGGGACGAGCGGCGCGCCAGCGCGGCCAGCTTCGCCGCGAAGGAGACGGTGGCCCTGCGGTCC from Planctomycetota bacterium harbors:
- a CDS encoding YhjD/YihY/BrkB family envelope integrity protein, which encodes MQQVLKRVREFLSVGIWRERPASTRARAAALRSAQVLVLAVREFLANRCLVHATALAYTTLLSLVPLLALAFALAKGFGVERQIRPLVDTWLAANQEEVGEKLTGFIEQTIQYVQHTKVGVMGGIGLLLLVWATIRVMGTIEKSFNEIWRVSRSRTLARKFTDYISVLVVSPVLLVAATSAGAAIRSTAVVRSALSWWLVARLVEWSLVLIPTWVAFAAAYVFLPNTRVRFRCALAGGIVAGTAWQVAFWAYTTFQVGMAKYNAIYGTFAALPVLMVWLYLSWAVILFGAQVSWAAQNAGRHWDERRASAASFAAKETVALRSMAALAVAFHRDGAALSPEQIARQIGAPQVLVTETVRALAAAGICSETVRPDGTAFQPARPLERITPDDVLGALRDRGEPIGEEGTDGGAAVVSELLATWAAARRQCMASPTFREIALRLAEPPGKSARVPGPTAL